In the Paenibacillus sp. FSL H7-0357 genome, one interval contains:
- the nrdG gene encoding anaerobic ribonucleoside-triphosphate reductase activating protein, with translation MNICGYYPESINEGEGMRAVLFLSGCRHRCPGCFNPKTWNFNFGEVFTLERQREIIAEIAANPLLDGLTLAGGDPFFSAEEAAGFIHELRAVLPDFSIWIYTGYTYEELTASPGSPEWNLLALCHVVIDGRFVEELKDTTLPYRGSSNQRIIDIPASLAGKEIIHWQPAVL, from the coding sequence ATGAATATTTGCGGCTACTACCCGGAATCAATTAATGAGGGAGAGGGCATGCGGGCCGTCCTCTTCCTCAGCGGCTGCCGCCACCGCTGCCCGGGCTGCTTCAATCCGAAAACGTGGAATTTCAATTTCGGTGAAGTGTTCACCCTGGAGCGGCAGCGTGAGATTATTGCTGAAATTGCCGCTAATCCGCTGCTGGACGGCCTGACGCTGGCCGGCGGGGACCCTTTTTTCTCGGCAGAAGAGGCTGCGGGCTTCATTCATGAGCTTCGCGCTGTGCTGCCGGATTTCTCAATTTGGATTTATACCGGTTATACGTATGAAGAGCTGACGGCTTCTCCGGGCTCGCCGGAATGGAATCTGCTGGCCTTGTGCCATGTAGTGATTGACGGACGATTTGTAGAAGAGCTTAAAGATACTACCCTTCCCTACCGGGGAAGCAGCAACCAGCGGATTATCGACATTCCGGCCAGCCTTGCCGGCAAGGAAATCATCCATTGGCAGCCTGCTGTACTTTAG